The Thalassotalea sp. LPB0316 nucleotide sequence GACGCCAAACGACTGCTCACAAACCGCGAATCGGTCTTTTAAACCAGCGTAAGTCACTAATTTTTCCGACACTTTAAAATATTTTGCCAACTCTCTGGCCACATAAACGGTATTGGCGCCAGTTTTACGCACGTGAATAATTAAATGTTCACCTTCACCACAAGGCTCAAATGGCAAAATTTCAAACACTTTGAAGTCGCTCATCTGACTGCGCAGTTTACCTGTGACTTGTGGCTCACCGTAAAGATACGGCACAGGTTTTAGCTGGCTCATTTTAACCGCTCCAACAAAACCACAGCGTGTACTGCTATCCCTTCTTGTCGACCGACATAACCTAACTTTTCAGTGGTCGTTGCTTTGACATTAACTTGTTCGATATCCGCTTGTAAATCTTGTGCTAAACAAGTGCGCATCGCCAATAAATGCGGTGCCATTTTCGGCGCTTGTGCAGCAATGGTGATGTCAGCATTACCAAGTTTGTAGCCTTTTTCTGTCATTAAGCCGACAACGTGGCGCAATAGAATTCGGCTAGAAATATTTTCATATTGCTCACTGGTATCGGGAAAGTGATTGCCAATATCACCGAGCGCTAGCGCGCCTAAAATTGCATCACATAAGGCGTGAATGGCGACATCACCGTCTGAATGCGCGATGAAACCCTGTGGGTAGTCAATCTCAACACCGGCAAGTACGATCGGCCCTTGACCGCCAAATTTATGTACGTCAAAACCGTGACCTATTCGCATATTGTTTCCTGATTTGATAACTGTTGATTCGATAAAATAAATTTCGCTAACGCTAAATCTTCTGGACGGGTGATTTTGATATTATCACTGGCGCCTTCAATTAGCTGGCTCGGCTCATTAGCAAGTTCCATAGCCGATGATTCATCAGTAATCACCTTGTTTTGCGCAAGCCCTGCTACAATCGCGTCAATTAATTTTACTGTTGGGTACATCTGTGGCGTTAAGGCGTGCCATAAGACACTGCGTTCAACGGTTTCGGCAACCGAGCCATCGCTAGATGAACGTTTAATCGTATCTTTGGCAGGATAAGCTAACAAACCACCTTGATTGGCAGATAGACAGTGGTTAATTAACTGGTCAATATCTGAAGTTTTAACGCAAGGTCTGGCGGCATCGTGAACCAATACCCAGTCATAACCTATCGCTTGTACGCGATACAGCCCAGCTAACACAGAGTCGACTCGCTCTTGGCCTCCAATAACCGTTTCGACATTGGGGTGATTAACTAATGATGTATCGGCAAAATAGCCGTCATTTTCACCTAAGGCGATGATAACTTTGTCGATACTTTGATGTGATAACAATCGCTCAACCGTATGCTCTAGCACGGTTTTATGATTAATCGTTAAATATTGTTTAGGACAAGCAGACTGCATCCGTTTGCCAACACCCGCTGCCGGAACAACGACAGCCAAGTTTGGCGATTCTTGCTTATTCAATGATGATTTCCTTGGCTTGATTATCTAACGCTTCTTCTTTGTGGGTTGGGATCACGCGAAAAAACACTTCATCTTCTTTAATTAAGCCAAGTTCATTTCTCGCGCGCTCTTCAATGGCTTCAACCCCTGACTTTAAATCGTCAATTTCGGCATAAAGAATTTTGTTGCGCTGTTTAAGTTTCTCATTATCGGCTGCTTGGCGGGTAACTTCATCTTTGAGCGCCAAATAATCCGGCACTGAATTTTTACCGAACCAGAGTCGATACTGAAGTAGCAGTAAAAATGTTATCAGGATTATTGAAACCACACGCATGGCGCTGAGTAAACTTATATTGATATGTCTTACTAGGTATTATAAAAGGGTGATCAGTTAAGTAAATTAAAATTATTATAAATTACTGTTAATACCACTATCTCAAAGGTGGAGCAGGCTTTCGTAAGTTTTTCCAATTTATTGTGCAAGAGAGTAATAATTCACGCAACGACAGCCGCTTAGGTTGTGTTTTTTGTTGATTGACCCAACGATGGCCAGCACAGGCAAGCATCAAAGCGCGCTTGCTTGGCTTGATCACCTGCCAACCTTTTTCTGCCATAGTATCTGCTCGCTCATCTCGATAATAAAACCAACCGTGGGTATTGGTTCGATAACGACCATTGGCAAGATCAATGCGATCAATCGAATCTAGGGTGAAACCTTGCTGTGTTTGAATGGGAATAACTAACCCTACAGTTAACGGCTTCGCACTATACCATTGTTTGATCGCGTCAATATCACTGGCGTAATCTGACATTTTAGCGCTTTGCTTTAATGACCAACTGCCGTTTTGCACATCAAGCGTCATCGGCGTTTCACATAAGGTCATGTAATCAGCCGTGCGTTTGATGTAATAAGGTAAGCTTTTTAATCTCGCCTGCAGCCCTTGGACACTCAACTGTGAAGAATTGGCAAGCGTAGCTAACTCTCGTTCATACAACGCATTACATAATTTGGCATAATCGTCATTATGCGCAACATCATTTTGCCAAAGTAGTGCTTGGGTCATTTGAATAAAAAACAGCTCAATATTGCTTACAGTTTAAGCAAAATAGTCAATTAACAAAAGGACTATTTCCCAAGTAACTGAATAAAAAGGTAAAGTTAGCTATCGATAAAGTGCTGTTTCAACACCGACAATACTTTTTTGACTCGCTCAGGGCGATTCAAGTCTTGCGGGTAAAGTAAGTAAACATCGCGACTCTCACCATCAAAATCAGATAACACCGATACGAGTTGACCATTGGCAAGCTCTTGTTCAATTAAGTATTTTGGCAATCTGGTGATCCCCAATGAAGCGAGTGCGGCTTGCTTTAACAACAAGTTATCTGAAAACTGATAGTGCGGTTCAATTGATATTTCCTCGTATTTCCCAGCCTTGCTAAACGCCCAGTTGCGCCAATAAGCTAACGTAATACAGCGAAAATTCGCTAGCGCTTGCGGTGAACTCGGCACGCCACAGCGTTTAAGGTATTTCGGGCTGGCACAACAAATATAATCAGAGGTCATGAGTTTGATTGCCACCATGTCTTGTGGTGGCGTATTGGTGATGCGGATGGCAAAATCGTATGGTTCACTAACCAAATTATGGGTTTGATTGCCCGTTTCGCAAAGTAACTCGATTGCCGGAAAATGCTGATGAAGGTGCTCAATAACACCAAAAAGCTTAGTCTGCATTAAGCCCGTTGGCGCTGTATATCGCACTAGCCCTTCTAACTCATCTTCTTGGTGTTTAATTAACTGTTTTGTTTCCTGCCAAAACGAGGTCAACGTTTGCACCCGTTGATTTAGCGTTTCACCCGCGGGCGTTAGCCTCATTGAACGGGTATTCCTCACTAGCAATTGACAATGTAAATTTTGTTCAAGCACTTTAATTTGTTTGGATACATAAGCCTTTGATACACCAAGGGCATCAGCAGTTTTAGTATAACTGCCATAATTGACTAACTCAGCAAATAGCCTAAGTTGCTCTAAATGCATCTACTTTCCCCTACTGACACCTAATAAATCACGCAAATGTAAATATTAGCGCTATTGTTTACATTGGGAAACAGTGATTTTCTCATCTGCTATTTTTTAATCGTGCCTTAGCAGTAACAATGAATTCGCTAAACTTGGCTTAGAAAAATTAGAACGCGCAGAGTAAAAATAAAATGATAAAAACACTTTGGAACATTCCACTAGTCATTGCGGCTTTATGGTTAAGTGGTTGTGGTGATGAACAAACTAAAAACAACGAGCAAGCAACTATGTCTGTATACCAGCCTAAACCTTATGTTGAGATCACTCATCCGCAATGGACAAAAAACGCTACTATTTACGAAGTTAATATTCGACAATTTACCCCTGAAGGTACGTTTAATGCTTTTGCCGAGCACCTGCCGCGACTCAAAGAAATGGGTGTCGATATTTTATGGCTAATGCCTATTCACCCAATTGGCGAGAAAAATCGCAAAGGTGAAAAAGGCAGCTACTACGCGGTTAAAGACTATATGGCCGTAAACCCAGAATTCGGTAGTCTTGCCGATCTAAAAGCACTTGTTGCCAAGGCTCACAGCATGGGGATGTACGTGATTTTAGACTGGGTTGCCAACCACAGCGCGTGGGATAACCCATTAACGGTGAGTAACCCAGAATGGTACACCAAAGATCACAATGGCAATTTTCAACCAACGCCATGGTGGGACTGGAGCGACATTATCGACTTTGACTTTCAAAACCCTCAGATGCGTGAGTACATGACCAATGCATTAAAATACTGGGTCAAAGAAGCAGATATCGATGGCTACCGCGCCGATGTCGCAGGCTTTATTCCACTTGATTTTTG carries:
- the ftsB gene encoding cell division protein FtsB — translated: MRVVSIILITFLLLLQYRLWFGKNSVPDYLALKDEVTRQAADNEKLKQRNKILYAEIDDLKSGVEAIEERARNELGLIKEDEVFFRVIPTHKEEALDNQAKEIIIE
- a CDS encoding LysR family transcriptional regulator: MHLEQLRLFAELVNYGSYTKTADALGVSKAYVSKQIKVLEQNLHCQLLVRNTRSMRLTPAGETLNQRVQTLTSFWQETKQLIKHQEDELEGLVRYTAPTGLMQTKLFGVIEHLHQHFPAIELLCETGNQTHNLVSEPYDFAIRITNTPPQDMVAIKLMTSDYICCASPKYLKRCGVPSSPQALANFRCITLAYWRNWAFSKAGKYEEISIEPHYQFSDNLLLKQAALASLGITRLPKYLIEQELANGQLVSVLSDFDGESRDVYLLYPQDLNRPERVKKVLSVLKQHFIDS
- the ispF gene encoding 2-C-methyl-D-erythritol 2,4-cyclodiphosphate synthase, producing the protein MRIGHGFDVHKFGGQGPIVLAGVEIDYPQGFIAHSDGDVAIHALCDAILGALALGDIGNHFPDTSEQYENISSRILLRHVVGLMTEKGYKLGNADITIAAQAPKMAPHLLAMRTCLAQDLQADIEQVNVKATTTEKLGYVGRQEGIAVHAVVLLERLK
- the ispD gene encoding 2-C-methyl-D-erythritol 4-phosphate cytidylyltransferase; the encoded protein is MNKQESPNLAVVVPAAGVGKRMQSACPKQYLTINHKTVLEHTVERLLSHQSIDKVIIALGENDGYFADTSLVNHPNVETVIGGQERVDSVLAGLYRVQAIGYDWVLVHDAARPCVKTSDIDQLINHCLSANQGGLLAYPAKDTIKRSSSDGSVAETVERSVLWHALTPQMYPTVKLIDAIVAGLAQNKVITDESSAMELANEPSQLIEGASDNIKITRPEDLALAKFILSNQQLSNQETICE